AGGTGTCCCTTTGCTCTCTCAAGTTCCCAAAAATGTCACTTTCAAACAATTTTGTAATTCAAACTCTTCTCAATCCTCGGATGCTTCACTTCCTTTGCTCCAACGTGTACTGTCGCTTTCTCATAAAGGTGGTTTCCTTGGCTTCATTCACGAGGAACCGTCTGATAGGCTGAACAACTGTTTGGGAAAATTCAATGGCAGAGATTTCTTGAGTATCTTCAGGTTCAAAACGTGGTGGTCAACCATGTGGGTAGGGAGTTCTGGTTCGGACTTGCAAATGGAGACACAATGGGTGCTCTTAGATGTTCCTGAGATTAAGTCTTACGTGATAATCGTTCCCATCATTGAGGGGAGCTTCAGGTCTGCTCTTCATCCTGGTTCTGATGGAGAACTCATGATCAGTGCAGAGAGCGGCTCTTCACAAGCGAAAGTGTCCAGTTTTGAAGCCATAGCTTATGTTCATGTCTCTGATAACCCCTATAACTTGATGAAAGAGGCTTATAGTGCTCTAAGAGTTCATCTCAACACTTTCAGGCTCTTGGAAGAGAAGAAAGTCCCTAACATAGTTGACAAGTTTGGTTGGTGCACTTGGGATGCCTTTTATTTGACTGTTGAGCCAGTTGGCATCTTTCATGGCTTGAATGAGTTCACTTTAGGTGGTGTTTCGCCGAGGTTTCTCATCATCGATGATGGTTGGCAAAGCATTAACAAAGATGGTGAGGACCCTAATGAAGATGCCAAGAATCTAGTCCTTGGTGGGACTCAAATGACAGCAAGGCTTTACCGTTTTGATGAGTGTAAGAAGTTCAGAAACTACAAAGGAGGAACTTTCTTAGGTTCGGAGACTCCAAAATTTGATCCTAAGAAGCCTAAACTACTTATCTCCAAGGCTATTGAGATAGAACACGCTGAGAAGGAGCTTGATAAGGCTAGTCTTCAAGCAAGAGCAGCTGATGTTTCTGAGTCTGAAGCTAAGATTCAGAAGCTAAAACAAGAGTTGGATGAGCTTTTTGGAGAAGAAGAAAGTGAAGAAGGTTGTGGAGGAAGGTGTTTACGAAAGGATGGAAACTATGGAATGAGGGCATTCACTAGAGATTTGAGGACCCAGTTTAAAGGTTTAGATGATATTTATGTTTGGCATGCTCTTTGTGGTGCTTGGGGTGGTGTCAGGCCTGGCTCATCAACTAATCTTGATTCAAAGCTAGTTTCATGCAAACTCTCTCCTGGCCTTGATGGGACTATGACTGATCTTGCTGTGGTTAAAATCGTTGAGGGTGGGATTGGACTTGTTAATCCTAACCAGGCTGATGATTTCTATGATTCTATGCACTCTTACCTCGCTGGAGTTGGTATCACAGGAGTCAAAGTTGATGTAATTCACGTAAGTAAAATATATACACttaaatatatgttatgtttttattatatattatctgCATACTTAGTTGAATATTACATGGATTTGCAGACTCTTGAATATGTTTCTGAGGACTATGGAGGCAGAGTAGAGCTTGCAAAGGCTTATTACACGGGACTGACCAATTCTCTTGAGAAGAACTTTAATGGGACAGGACTTGTATCTAGCATGCAACAATGCAATGACTTCTTCTTCCTTGGGACAAAGCAAATTTCTATGGGAAGAGTAGGTAAGAAAAGTGTTCTGTGCTTTTGGTATGAGCATTGTTATCAGAGAGTACACTTGCATGTAATTTTATATGTAtaactttattatttattttattttatttttgtaggagATGATTTTTGGTTTCAGGATCCAAATGGAGACCCAATGGGAGTTTATTGGTTACAAGGAGTACATATGATTCACTGTGCCTATAACAGCATGTGGATGGGTCAAATCATTCAGCCTGATTGGGACATGTTCCAATCTGACCATTTATGTGCCAAATTTCATGCTGGATCAAGGGCCATCTGTGGAGGACCTGTTTATGTTAGTGACTCAGTTGGAGGCCACAATTTTGAGCTCTTAAACAAGCTTGTTTACCCTGATGGTACCATTCCTAAGTGCCACCATTTTGCTCTCCCATCCAGAGACTGTCTTTTCAAAAACCCCTTACTTGACAATAAGACCATTCTCAAGATATGGAACTTCAACAAGGTAGTCACTAATTATCACTTTTTCTCATCTGGgttttgttttgattattatttaaattGTCAAAATCACTAAAATTAATCTCATTGCTTGATTGATTAGTATGGTGGTGTGATTGGAGCTTTTAACTGCCAAGGAGCTGGTTGGGACCCAAAGGAGCAAAGAATTAAAGGCTATTCTGAGTGTTACAAGCCAATGTCTGGTTCAATCCATGTGAGTGAGATTGAATGGGATCAAAAATTAGAGGCTGCCCAGATGGGAGAAGCTGAAGAATATGTGGTCTATCTCAATGAGGCTGGTGAAATTAGTCTAATGACTCCAAAATCTGATGCAATTCAGTTCACTATTCAACCATCTACCTTTGAGATTTTCAGCTTTGTGCCAGTTCAAAAACTGGGTGGCAGTATCAAGTTTGCCCCAGTTGGACTCACAAACATGTTCAATAGTGGAGGGACTATCCAAGAGTTGGACTACAAATCCTCTGGTGCCCATATCAAAGTCAAAGGTCGAGGAAATTTCTTGGCCTACTCAAGTGAGGCCCCAAAGAAGTGTGTGTTGAATGGTGCTAAAGCGGGTTTTGAGTGGTCTAGTACTGATGGGAAACTGGCTTTGAGTATTGCTTGGATTGAAGAGAATGGTGGAGTTTCTGATGTGGTTTTCATCTTCTAATCAAGTTCGAAAATATTGGCGAGTTAGATCTGTCTAAATTcccaattaaaaatatattattaattcttaaaaaaagcttcaaaatttagaaaattactattttatatGTAATAAGATACTTTTGTATTAGGCTTCTAAAATCTCAGAGCCGATTCTATTGGAAAGAGGTTTATGTATACCAGTGGCAATTGTAAGATCTtcatactaattaaattaatttactcTATGATCGAACTATATTTAATATTCATAATCATACATTTTGAAGTACTTTGATCTTTGCCAATTATGTAAACTTGGCAGTTAACCTGAATAATTAGTTATTATATGGAAAATAGATCATTTGGAAATGACTTATTTACATATAAGTATTCTGACAATGACAAAGTTAGAATTAAAGGTAATTAATAAAAGTTGGTTTTATGAATACATCAGTTCTCTTATTGTTTGTGTAGTTGATCGTTCatacatatataataaatttACAAAAGGCAAAACACGCaagttttataaaatataataagtgACTGAAAATGACTTCCCACAAACATACCTAGGCTAGAAACTTCGAACTCAATCTAGATTTTACACGCATGCATGGTTACGTTAGACAACACAACACAATACAAcaaaactattattattattatataacttCTTAAAATTAGTTTAGACGTCCACACTCAAGACAACAAATTAATGAAGTTAGAATTGGAAAgtcaaataatcaattaaaaataGCAAAGAGAAAAATGTGGGCAGTTATTCTTGTTTGTCGTCCATCTTTTTTGAAATGATGACCTAAGCATTTCTATAGCAAAGGTTCAATCCTGTTCGTCTCATGGATGTAACTGAATCAACGGACTAATATTCCAAATTAATataatttctctatttttttacGAGAATATTAAGAAAAAAGTGTGAAATattcaacaacaaaaaaaaaaacaaagatgacaaaaagatgaaaagaagaaTAGGTGACTACTCTTTATTATAAAATTAGGGTTGATACAATAATAGAAAAACATGTTATTTATACTAAAGTTATAACatgaaaaatactaaaataacCCTTACCCCCCTCAAACTCACGATGTTGCAGCAAGAAGCATTGAGAGTTTGCCAATTAGAAAGCGAAATCGTGAAATAGGATGTGAATTGGTAAAGAAGTATGCAATCTGCAAATTGGAAGGAACAAAAAACAAAGCAATGGTGCCATGCTTTAGGTGGTGACGAGTAAAATGACAATCGACCTTAATGTGTTTGGTGCGCTCATGAAAGACTGAGTTGTGAGCAATATGGATAGCACTTTGGTTGTCACAATACATAGGAGTGGGATGAGAAAGAACAACACTCGTATCTACAAGTAACCAACATAACCAAACAATCTCTTTGGTTGTTGATGACATAGCATGAGATTTTGCTTTAGTAGAAGATTGAGATACCACAGTTTGTTTTTTTACTCTTTcaagaaataagagaatctcTCAAAAAGATACAGAAACCAGCGACTGACTTACGATCTATGGGATCACAACCATGACCAGCATAAAAATATGCACatagctctaaggaagtaggaaaTGAATTTTTTTGGAAGATGGTACCTCGAAGATGCCTCAAAATACGAAGAACGGCTGCCCAATGAACAGTAGTAGGAGAAGACACAGATTGATTAACCAAATGAACAACATATGCAATGTTTGGACGAGTAATAGTAAGGTAGACCAAACTACCAACAATGGTGCGATATAAGATGGGATCTTCCAAATATGTACCATTAGAAGGAGAATACTGAACACTTAGCTCACAAGGACGGTCAACAATTTTAGTATTAGTAAGACGAGCTTGCTCAAGAATTTCAGCAGTGTATTTTGACAGAGGGAGAAGATAACCTTTTGGAGAGAAAGCAACTTTAATACCCAAAAAAGTATCGTAGagaacccaaatctttcatctcaaattgACGAGCTAATTAAGACTTTACAATTTGAGGAACTTGATGAGAATAGGTAATTGTATGCTCAGAGAAATGATCAATGTGAATAAGATCTGATTTTTGGTCAAGTTATGAGTAGTGCTAGGAATAGAAAAGATATGTATATGCTCAAGAAAAACAACATGACGAGATACATATAAGTTTTGAGAAGTTGGATCAAAACAACAATATCCTTTTTTACTTTCACCGTAACCAAGAaattgttaggatttatgccataaaagcatgtaaatacattttattgatttaaataaaaatataatcttattatatttgaatgtcataattcttatttgaataatttatatgaatatcaagaaaattttatattcatttatgaggacaTGATCTTGTATTTGTACATGAGAATTAAGATtcatcatatacaatgaataaaatagtcagtaacatattaaagtaatgaatctttaatgaatagttactagtatgatttattaagcatatgagatgcaaatagtctagattcaaattactgatgtcgatagacatcttggtaaatgtactgtatataatagagattatatatgataggactgaTATGAACACTACACCAAAAACTCATTAGCATAACACATGATTATAATAGATTTTAAAAAGAGTTATGGTAAATGAAAAAAATTTCAGGCGGCAACTTAAAATAAGGTACCGCCAAAATAACTTAGCTTTTTTTACTTAACTTTTTTTTACTTAACTTTTTTCAACCCGTGTACCCATTTCCTCAACCATTCTTCGGTCTTCCCCTTCCTCTCAGTCCCTTCAATCTTCAATGTTCTTCGTCTTTCCATTCCTGGTCCGTGCGTGGTCTATCTCTCTCGGTTTCCCGTAGACTCGGTCTCTCTCTTGGTCTCTCGGTTTCAGTTCGTGGTCTGTTCGTAGCTTGCTCTTGCAGGTGAGCCTTCTTGCATGTCTTCCCGTagcttgttttgtttttgttattgcaGTGTGGGTTTTGTGTAGATTGTTGCTCTGTTTTATCGGACATTTGTTTCTAATCTGCATTTATAATATGCATTTCTTCAGTCTTGCAGGTCCCATAGCTTGCTCTTGCAGGTCAGCCCTCTCTTTGTACCAAGTTCTCATTTGCTCTATCAATGGAGGAGCCTCTTCTATTCTGAGAAATAACTCAAACCCACTAGCTGTTTC
The genomic region above belongs to Humulus lupulus chromosome 1, drHumLupu1.1, whole genome shotgun sequence and contains:
- the LOC133790258 gene encoding stachyose synthase, encoding MAPLNDPANPVHHVLESRTLEKYFDLSHEKFSVKGVPLLSQVPKNVTFKQFCNSNSSQSSDASLPLLQRVLSLSHKGGFLGFIHEEPSDRLNNCLGKFNGRDFLSIFRFKTWWSTMWVGSSGSDLQMETQWVLLDVPEIKSYVIIVPIIEGSFRSALHPGSDGELMISAESGSSQAKVSSFEAIAYVHVSDNPYNLMKEAYSALRVHLNTFRLLEEKKVPNIVDKFGWCTWDAFYLTVEPVGIFHGLNEFTLGGVSPRFLIIDDGWQSINKDGEDPNEDAKNLVLGGTQMTARLYRFDECKKFRNYKGGTFLGSETPKFDPKKPKLLISKAIEIEHAEKELDKASLQARAADVSESEAKIQKLKQELDELFGEEESEEGCGGRCLRKDGNYGMRAFTRDLRTQFKGLDDIYVWHALCGAWGGVRPGSSTNLDSKLVSCKLSPGLDGTMTDLAVVKIVEGGIGLVNPNQADDFYDSMHSYLAGVGITGVKVDVIHTLEYVSEDYGGRVELAKAYYTGLTNSLEKNFNGTGLVSSMQQCNDFFFLGTKQISMGRVGDDFWFQDPNGDPMGVYWLQGVHMIHCAYNSMWMGQIIQPDWDMFQSDHLCAKFHAGSRAICGGPVYVSDSVGGHNFELLNKLVYPDGTIPKCHHFALPSRDCLFKNPLLDNKTILKIWNFNKYGGVIGAFNCQGAGWDPKEQRIKGYSECYKPMSGSIHVSEIEWDQKLEAAQMGEAEEYVVYLNEAGEISLMTPKSDAIQFTIQPSTFEIFSFVPVQKLGGSIKFAPVGLTNMFNSGGTIQELDYKSSGAHIKVKGRGNFLAYSSEAPKKCVLNGAKAGFEWSSTDGKLALSIAWIEENGGVSDVVFIF